A genome region from Scleropages formosus chromosome 6, fSclFor1.1, whole genome shotgun sequence includes the following:
- the grin1a gene encoding glutamate receptor ionotropic, NMDA 1a isoform X7, with protein MRLLLLAVLVSCSCARGGCEPRIVNIGAVLSQKRYEQVFKDAVAQANQVYGRDRFKLNAISVTHKPNAIQMALSVCEDLISSQVYAILVSHPPQSNDHLTPTPVSYTAGFYRIPVVGLTTRMSIYSDKSIHLSFLRTVPPYSHQAHVWFDMMREFRWNHIILIVSDDHEGRAAQKRLETLLEERETKAEKVLQFNQETNLTALLLEAKELEARVIILSASEEDAAAVYKAARFLNMTGSGYVWLVGEREMSGKALSEAPDGLIGLQLINGKNESAHINDAVAVVAQSIQELFEKENITEPPRGCVGNTNIWKTGPLFKRVLMSTKYPEGLTGRVEFNDDGDRKFAHYSILNYQKSRLIQVGIYNGTQVVLNNQRKIIWPGGETEKPRGFQMSTRLKIVTIHQEPFVYVKPTLQDGTCKEELTPNGVLIKKVICTGPNETIPGRPIVPQCCYGFCIDLLIKLAMTMNFTYEVHLVADGKFGTQERVNNSNKKEWNGMMGELLGGLADMIVAPLTINNERAQYIEFSKPFKYQGLTILVKKEIPRSTLDSFMQPFQSTLWLLVGLSVHVVAVMLYLLDRFSPFGRFKVNSEEEEEDALTLSSAMWFSWGVLLNSGIGEGAPRSFSARILGMVWAGFAMIIVASYTANLAAFLVLDRPEERITGINDPRLRNPSDKFIYATVKQSSVDIYFRRQVELSTMYRHMEKHNYESAAEAIQAVRDNKLHAFIWDSAVLEFEASQKCDLVTTGELFFRSGFGIGMRKDSPWKQNVSLAILSSHENGFMEDLDKTWVRYQECDSRSNAPATLTFENMAGVFMLVAGGIAAGIFLIFIEIAYKRHKDARRKQMQLAFAAVNVWRKNLQQYPPTDITGQLNLSDPSVSTVV; from the exons ATGCGCCTGCTCCTGCTCGCGGTGCTCGTCTCGTGCTCGTGCGCGCGCGGCGGCTGCGAGCCCCGCATCGTCAACATCGGCGCCGTGCTCAGCCAGAAGAGGTACGAGCAGGTGTTCaaggacgcggtggcgcaggcCAACCAGGTGTACGGGCGGGACAGGTTCAAGCTGAACGCCATCTCCGTGACGCACAAGCCCAACGCCATCCAGATGGCCCTGTCCGTGTGCGAGGACCTCATCTCGAGCCAG GTGTATGCGATCCTAGTCAGCCACCCGCCACAGTCCAACGATCACCTGACGCCAACCCCTGTCTCCTACACCGCGGGGTTCTATCGCATCCCGGTGGTGGGGCTCACGACCCGCATGTCCATCTACTCCGACAAG AGTATCCACCTGTCCTTCCTGCGCACCGTGCCGCCCTACTCCCACCAGGCCCACGTGTGGTTTGACATGATGCGCGAGTTCCGCTGGAACCACATCATCCTGATCGTGAGCGATGACCACGAGGGCCGCGCTGCCCAGAAGAGGTTGGAGACGTtgctggaggagagggagacCAAG GCAGAGAAAGTCCTACAGTTCAACCAGGAGACAAACTTAACGGCCCTTCTCCTGGAAGCCAAGGAGCTGGAGGCGCGAGTCATCATCCTCTCCGCCAG CGAGGAGGATGCCGCCGCCGTGTACAAGGCTGCTCGTTTCCTCAACATGACGGGCTCCGGGTACGTGTGGTTGGTCGGGGAGCGCGAGATGTCCGGTAAAGCACTGAGCGAGGCGCCCGATG GTCTAATTGGCCTCCAACTCATCAACGGCAAGAACGAGTCGGCGCACATCAACGACGCCGTGGCCGTGGTGGCGCAGTCCATCCAGGAGCTCTTCGAGAAGGAGAACATCACGGAGCCGCCTCGGGGCTGCGTGGGAAATACCAACATCTGGAAGACCGGGCCACTTTTCAAACG AGTTCTGATGTCAACCAAATACCCAGAGGGCCTGACAGGACGCGTGGAGTTCAACGATGACGGAGACAGAAAGTTTGCCCACTACAGCATTCTCAACTACCAGAAGAGTCGACTGATCCAAGTGGGCATTTACAACGGCACGCAA GTTGTGCTGAATAATCAGCGGAAGATCATCTGGCCTggaggagagacagagaaacCAAGAGGCTTTCAGATGTCCACCAGACTTAAG ATAGTAACCATTCATCAGGAGCCCTTCGTCTATGTGAAACCCACCCTGCAGGATGGGACTTGTAAGGAAGAGTTGACACCCAATGGAGTCTTAATAAAAAAGGTGATCTGCACTGGGCCCAATGAGACCATCCCAG GACGCCCCATCGTGCCCCAGTGCTGCTATGGCTTCTGCATTGACCTTCTCATCAAGCTGGCTATGACCATGAACTTCACCTACGAGGTGCACCTGGTTGCCGATGGGAAATTTGGGACGCAGGAGCGG gtgaacaacagcaacaagaagGAATGGAATGGTATGATGGGAGAACTCCTGGGGGGTCTGGCAGACATGATTGTGGCTCCGCTTACCATCAACAATGAACGAGCTCAGTACATTGAGTTCTCCAAGCCCTTCAAGTACCAGGGACTCACCATCCTTGTGAAAAAA GAAATCCCCCGCAGCACCCTGGACTCGTTCATGCAGCCGTTCCAGAGCACACTGTGGCTGCTGGTGGGCCTCTCAGTACATGTGGTGGCGGTGATGCTCTACCTACTAGACCGGTTCAG CCCATTTGGAAGGTTCAAAGTGaacagtgaagaagaagaagaagatgccCTCACCTTGTCATCTGCTATGTGGTTCTCCTGGGGAGTGCTGCTGAACTCTGGTATTGGAGAAG GTGCGCCACGTAGCTTCTCAGCGAGAATCCTAGGAATGGTGTGGGCTGGTTTCGCCATGATCATCGTAGCATCATACACTGCCAACCTGGCTGCCTTCCTGGTGCTGGATCGGCCTGAGGAGCGCATCACCGGCATCAATGACCCACGG CTGCGGAACCCATCAGACAAATTCATCTATGCCACAGTGAAGCAAAGCTCGGTGGATATCTACTTCCGACGGCAGGTGGAGCTGAGCACCATGTACCGTCACATGGAGAAGCACAACTACGAGAGTGCAGCCGAGGCCATCCAGGCCGTACGAGACAA CAAGCTGCATGCTTTCATCTGGGACTCTGCGGTGCTGGAGTTTGAAGCCTCGCAGAAGTGCGACCTGGTGACCACGGGAGAGCTGTTTTTCCGTTCGGGCTTTGGCATAGGCATGCGAAAGGACAGCCCCTGGAAACAGAATGTGTCCCTGGCTATTCTCAG TTCCCATGAGAATGGCTTCATGGAGGACTTGGATAAAACCTGGGTGAGATACCAGGAGTGTGACTCACGGAGCAATGCCCCAGCCACACTCACCTTTGAGAACATGGCAG GTGTGTTCATGCTGGTGGCTGGAGGCATCGCGGCAGGCATCTTCCTCATTTTCATTGAGATTGCCTACAAACGCCACAAAGACGCCCGCAGGAAGCAGATGCAGCTGGCCTTTGCGGCCGTCAACGTCTGGAGGAAGAACCTGCAG